A region of the Exiguobacterium aurantiacum DSM 6208 genome:
TCGAGCAGTTCGTCTCGATCGGTCGTGTTGAGCGAATAGCCGAGTGAGTTGAGGCCGAAGCCCATTACTTCACGCGTTCCGTCCGCCAGTAAGATGTCGTTCTCGAGCGGCATGTCCCACAAGTCGTTCCACGACGTAATCTCACCGTCGACAAGTTCCGGGTTATAGACGATGCCGACCGTTCCCCAAAAGTAAGGGACCGAATATTTATTTCCCGGGTCAAACGACTTGTCGAGGAAACGCGGGTCGATGTTATCGAAATTTTCAAGCTTACTGTAATCGATCGGGATGAGCAAGTCATCTTCAATCATTTTGCTGATGGCGTAATCCGATGGGACGGCGATGTCGTAGGCCGTTCCGCCTTGTTGGATTTTCGTGAGCATCGCCTCGTTCGAATCGAACGTTTGATAGATAACTTTCAAACCGGTCTCTTCTTCAAACTCATCAATCAACTCTTCATCGATGTAATCACCCCAGTTGTAGACGACGAGCGTATTGTCCCCGCCGAACCCCTGAGCCATGTTGATTTGATAAATCCAAAACAAGATCCCGAAACTGACGACGACGGGCGTCGTCAACATGATGACCAATTTTTTCATCGTCTTACCTCCTTCGCCCCACGTCGTGCGAGTACGTAATACCCGATGACGAGCAGGAGCGTGAACAAGAACAGAAGCGTCGACAAGGCGTTGATCTCAAGCGAGATGCCTTGACGGGCCCGCGAGTATACTTCGACGGCAAGTGTCGCGAAGCCGTTACCAGTGACGAAGAACGTGACCGCGAAGTCATCGAGTGAGTACGTGAGTGCCGTGAAGAACCCGGCGAAGATGCCCGGCGTGATGTACGGCAAGATGACTTTCGTGAGCACATCCCACGTGCTCGCCCCGAGGTCGCGTGACGCATCGATGAGCGTCGGGCTCATTTCTTGCAACTTAGGCAAGACGAGGATAACGACAATCGGGACCGAGAAGGCGATGTGTGCCAACAGTACCGAATAGAATCCGAGTTGGATGCCAAGCATCGTGAACAAAATCAAGAACGACGCCCCGATGATGACGTCCGGACTGACGATCAACACGTTGTTGAGCGAGAGAAGCGACGTCTTCGTATACTTTTGTTTCGCCGTGTAAATGGCGAGCGCCCCGATGACACCGAGTATCGTCGAGATCGTCGCCGAAAGCAACGCAATCACAATCGTGTTCAAAACGATGACGAGGAGACGCGTATCCGTGAAGAGTGACGCATACCATTCGAGCGTGAATCCTTCGAATCCGCTCATCGTGCCGCCACTGTTGAACGAATAGACGACCAAGTAGAGAATCGGCGCGTACAGAATGAAGAACACCGCCATCAAATACAAGTTGGCCAATTTGATTTTTTTTCGTTTCATCGGCGCACCGCTCCTTTCGCACCCCAGTCACGCGTGATGACCATGACGAGCACCATCGCCAAAATTAAGAACACGGCAATCGTCGAGCCCATGCCCCAGTTTTGTGTGACGAGGAATTGTTGTTCGATTGCCGTCCCGAGCGTGATGACACGGTTCCCGGCGATGAGGCGTGTGATCATGAAGAGGGACAGCGCCGGGATGAAGACGATTTGAATCCCGGATTTGACGCCGTCGAGCGTGAGCGGGAAGATGACACGACGGAACGTCGTCCAGTTCGAGGCCCCGAGGTCGCGCGATGCATCGACGAGCGACGGTGGCAACTTCTCGATGGCGTTGTAGACGGGCAAAATCATGAACGGGATGAAGATATAAACCGAGACGAACACAAAGCTGAAGTCCGTGAACAAGATTTGCTGTGTCCCGATTCCAATCGCCTCTAAAAATTGGTTCGTGATGCCGTACGTCCCAAAGATGCCAAGAAACGCATAAGCTTTCAACAACAGGTTGATCCACGAAGGCAAGATGATGAGCAGAAGCCATAGTTGCTTATGCTTCGTCTTCGTCAACAAGTAAGCCGTCGGATAGCCGATCAGGAGCGAGAAGAATGTAATTAAGAACGCGTACCAAAACGACGACAACGTCATCGTCAAATACGTCGACGTGAAGAAGTTACGATAGTTCTCTAAACTTAAGTTCCCTTCGATATCAAAGAACGAGTAATACAAGACAAGGAACAGCGGTGCGATGACGAACAAGGCGATCCACACCCAATACGTCGTCAAATAGACCGTCTTCGCCGTTTGACTAGTTCGATTCATGGGCGACCTCCTCGTACGATTCGAGGCGACGGTCAAACTCTTCCTCCGTCTCCCCTAGGCGCATGACGTGAATCGCTTCCTCATCGAACGTGAGTCCGATTTTGGAGCCGACGACCGACTTTTTCGTCGAGTGGACGAGCCATTCGTTCCCTTCTTCGTCATAGCAGCAAATCTCGTAATGGACGCCACGGAACAGCTGTGAATCGACATCGACGACGAGTTTTGCCGCGTCAGTCGACGTCATCTCCAAATCTTCGGGGCGGATGATGACTTCGACGTTCTCATTGCGGTCGAACCCTTTGTCAACACAGTCGAACGTCTTCCCGGCGAACGTGACGACGTTGTCCTCGATCATGAGGCCCGGCACGATGTTTGATTCGCCGATAAAGTCGGCGACGAAGCGGTTGATCGGTTCGTCATAAATATCGGTCGGCGTCCCACTTTGAACGACCCGTCCGTTGTTCATGACAAAGATCTCATCCGACATCGCGAGCGCTTCTTCTTGGTCGTGCGTGACGAAAATGAACGTGATGCCGAGACGTTGCTGGAGTTCACGGAGCTCATATTGCATTTCGGTGCGCAATTTCAAATCGAGCGCCGAGAGCGGTTCATCGAGCAAAATCACTTCCGGCTCGTTGACGATGGCACGCGCGATGGCGACACGTTGGCGCTGTCCACCTGACATCTCATCGATTTCTCGCGTCTCATAGCCGACCAAGTTAACGAACTTGAGCGCCTGCTCGACTTTCGTCTTGATGTCGGCCTCCTTCATCTTCTTGATGCGAAGACCGAAGGCGACGTTCTCGAACACGTTCAAATGAGGGAAAAGTGCATAGTCTTGAAACACCGTGTTCACTTGACGTTTATTCGCCGGTACGTCATTGATCCGCTTTCCGTCAAAGTGAATGTCTCCATTGGAAGCCTCGACAAACCCGGCGATCAGCCGGAGAATCGTCGTCTTTCCGCACCCGGACGGCCCGAGCAACGTATAGAACTTGCCTCGCTCAATCTCAAAACTGATGTTCTCTAAGACGACGGTATCGTCGTAGCGTTTCGACACGTTATCAAAACGGATAATCGTCTGTTCGTTCATGTCATTTCCTCCTTATTCATAAATATGAATGTGTCGCGACGACTAGACATTCGGTCACGTCCTCGTAATCGTTGACAAGTTGGTGCGCGTCCGACGCGACATAGTAAAGTGTTTCACCGGCTTTGGCAAAATACGTATGGTTCCCAAGCTTCAAAGCGACGCGTCCCGATAACACATAGACGAACGTCTCCGAGCGAGAAGGCTCGTAACGCTTGAACTCACCGTGTCGGGCGAACGTCAGTAAAATCGGCTCCATCTCTTTCTCATTCGATTCCGGAATCAGCCACTCGGTCCGGTATTTCCGTTCCTCGTCGGTATAGACGGTCCGGTCGTCCTCCGTGTAGACGACTTTTTGAAAGATTTCTTCATCGAAAAACTCTTTCGGGGAACAGCCTAATACTTCTAATAAGTCAAAGAGTGTCTCAAGCGAAGGTGAACTCAAATCCCGCTCGATTTGAGAGATGTACCCTTTGCTCAAATCGGTTCTTTCCGCCAACTCTTCTTGCGTCAATCCGTTTTTGACACGGAGACGCTTCATTTTTTGACCGACTTCCAAGTCGCGTTCCTCCTTTCGACTTTGCGGCAAGTTTAGTGAAAGATGATTCCAACTAAAGAAAGTTTATAAATACTTAACTACAAAGCAAACAAATAGCGCCTTTTATTATAACCAACTGTAACACGTTTGCAAGTAAAAAATCACGCCGATGTGGCGTGATTTTAATGGATGTCTCGTTTTGACATCAGATGCTTAAATTTCTCGTTTTTCGTTTGGAACAAATGCAGCTGAGGACCGTACGCATCGATTTGTTGGACGACGTACTGAAACGATTTCGCCTCCCCCGGATACGGTTCCCCGGCGCGGGCAAGCGTCGTTTCAAAATCCTCCCACAGCACTTCGACCCACGTCAACGCTTCAAGCTCGCTGAGGACATCGTTCTTTTCTTTTAAAATTTTGGCCAGACGCTCATATTGCTCAGACCGGTTCATGGCGTCACCTCCGACAGCTCAGAGAGCGGAATCGCATGCTCCATCACTTCGCCTTCAAACGTCCCCCATCCCATGACGCCGTTGACGAATTTCAAACGGAATGGGCGTTCGTTATAGTTGACGATATACGTCGTTCCTGGTTTGAACGACTTCGGATCGACCAAATAGCTTTCCGCGATGGCGATGCGACGCAACACGACCTCAATCTCGCTCACCATCCCCATTTGCTCGGCTTTGCGTTTCCGTTCATGGAGCGCCCGAATCTCTTGTTCGAGCTCATACTTCGATAAGTCACTCAATCGTTTTTCCATTTCGTTCACCTCACTTGTAGCGTATCAGATTTTCCAAAGAAAAGAAAAAGGCGAAACTGAAACGATGTTCAGTTCGCCTTGAAGTTGTATAGCGGTTTGATCACTTGGTCGATCGTCACCGCCGGTTCGATATAGCGGACGATTTCTTTCATCGATTTATAGACGAATGGCGACTCGTCGAGCGTCGACGGTCGAACAGATGTCGACCAGACGCCTCTCATCGTCTGTTTGAACTCATTGAAATCGACTCGTTTTCGTGCCGCCGACCGAGACATGACACGTCCCGCCCCGTGCGGTCCCGAGAAGTTCCAATCCGGGTTGCCTTTTCCGGTACAGATGAGGGAGCCGTCGCGCATGTTCATCGGGATGATGACGCGCTCTCCGTCTTTAGCCGAGATGGCCCCTTTTCGAAGAATCATCGCCTCGTGGTCGATGTAGTTGTGCACGGTGTCGAATTGATCGACGAC
Encoded here:
- a CDS encoding ABC transporter substrate-binding protein → MKKLVIMLTTPVVVSFGILFWIYQINMAQGFGGDNTLVVYNWGDYIDEELIDEFEEETGLKVIYQTFDSNEAMLTKIQQGGTAYDIAVPSDYAISKMIEDDLLIPIDYSKLENFDNIDPRFLDKSFDPGNKYSVPYFWGTVGIVYNPELVDGEITSWNDLWDMPLENDILLADGTREVMGFGLNSLGYSLNTTDRDELLEAEKKLETLWPNIKAIVGDEIKMLMANREAAAAVVWSGDASEIMYENEELTYVIPEEGTNLWFDNLVIPSTAQNVEGAHQFIDFMLDAEVAARNTDYVGYSTPNDAALEFLDEEVVSDERFYPSSDVTDELEVYENLGKRMNAYYNELYLRFKMQSK
- a CDS encoding ABC transporter permease, with protein sequence MKRKKIKLANLYLMAVFFILYAPILYLVVYSFNSGGTMSGFEGFTLEWYASLFTDTRLLVIVLNTIVIALLSATISTILGVIGALAIYTAKQKYTKTSLLSLNNVLIVSPDVIIGASFLILFTMLGIQLGFYSVLLAHIAFSVPIVVILVLPKLQEMSPTLIDASRDLGASTWDVLTKVILPYITPGIFAGFFTALTYSLDDFAVTFFVTGNGFATLAVEVYSRARQGISLEINALSTLLFLFTLLLVIGYYVLARRGAKEVRR
- a CDS encoding ABC transporter permease gives rise to the protein MNRTSQTAKTVYLTTYWVWIALFVIAPLFLVLYYSFFDIEGNLSLENYRNFFTSTYLTMTLSSFWYAFLITFFSLLIGYPTAYLLTKTKHKQLWLLLIILPSWINLLLKAYAFLGIFGTYGITNQFLEAIGIGTQQILFTDFSFVFVSVYIFIPFMILPVYNAIEKLPPSLVDASRDLGASNWTTFRRVIFPLTLDGVKSGIQIVFIPALSLFMITRLIAGNRVITLGTAIEQQFLVTQNWGMGSTIAVFLILAMVLVMVITRDWGAKGAVRR
- a CDS encoding ABC transporter ATP-binding protein produces the protein MNEQTIIRFDNVSKRYDDTVVLENISFEIERGKFYTLLGPSGCGKTTILRLIAGFVEASNGDIHFDGKRINDVPANKRQVNTVFQDYALFPHLNVFENVAFGLRIKKMKEADIKTKVEQALKFVNLVGYETREIDEMSGGQRQRVAIARAIVNEPEVILLDEPLSALDLKLRTEMQYELRELQQRLGITFIFVTHDQEEALAMSDEIFVMNNGRVVQSGTPTDIYDEPINRFVADFIGESNIVPGLMIEDNVVTFAGKTFDCVDKGFDRNENVEVIIRPEDLEMTSTDAAKLVVDVDSQLFRGVHYEICCYDEEGNEWLVHSTKKSVVGSKIGLTFDEEAIHVMRLGETEEEFDRRLESYEEVAHESN
- a CDS encoding helix-turn-helix domain-containing protein, with amino-acid sequence MEVGQKMKRLRVKNGLTQEELAERTDLSKGYISQIERDLSSPSLETLFDLLEVLGCSPKEFFDEEIFQKVVYTEDDRTVYTDEERKYRTEWLIPESNEKEMEPILLTFARHGEFKRYEPSRSETFVYVLSGRVALKLGNHTYFAKAGETLYYVASDAHQLVNDYEDVTECLVVATHSYL
- a CDS encoding YfhJ family protein; the protein is MNRSEQYERLAKILKEKNDVLSELEALTWVEVLWEDFETTLARAGEPYPGEAKSFQYVVQQIDAYGPQLHLFQTKNEKFKHLMSKRDIH
- a CDS encoding YfhH family protein, with protein sequence MEKRLSDLSKYELEQEIRALHERKRKAEQMGMVSEIEVVLRRIAIAESYLVDPKSFKPGTTYIVNYNERPFRLKFVNGVMGWGTFEGEVMEHAIPLSELSEVTP